GACTTCCGTTTCCGGAGCATCCCGCTGTACGAGGCGGTCTACGGGGTGCGGCACGTGAGCCCGGAGCTCGGCGAACGGGCGGTCTACGGGCTGCCGGAGATCTACCGGGACGCCCTCCGCAAGACTCCGTTGGCGGCGGTCCCCGGGTGCTTCCCCACGGCGGTCATCCTCGCCCTGTACCCGCTTCTCAAGGAAGGGCTGATCGAAGCGAAGGGGATCGTGGCCGACTGCAAGACCGGGGTGTCGGGCGGCGGGAGGGGGCCGTCACTCGGCTTCCACTACCCGGAGGTGGAGGCGGGTGTGCGGCCGTACGGACTCCCCCGGCACAGGCACAACCCGGAGATGGACCAGGAACTTTCGCTGGCCGCCGGCAGGAAAGTGACCGTGACCTTCGTCCCGCATCTCCTCCCGATGGTGCGGGGCATCCTGGCGACGTGCTACGCGACGGCGTCGGGGAAGGTCGGGGAAAGAGACGTGGAGACCGCCTACCGGAAGCATTACGGGAAGGAGCCCTTCGTGCGCCTCTGCCTGCCGGGGGCCCTGCCCTCGACGAAGGACGTGTACGGGAGCAACTTCTGCGACGTCGCCTTCCGGGTCGACGAGAAAAGCCGGCGCGTGATCGTCGTGTCCGCGATCGACAACCTGGGGAAGGGCGCCTCGGGGGCCGCCGTCCAGTGTTTCAACCTCATGATGGGCTTCGCGGAGGACGAGGGCCTCCGGACGGCCCCCCTGTTCCCGTGAGCATCCCCCCCCGCGGAGTCGCGGTGGTCATCCCGGCGAGGTACGGCGCAAGCCGCCTCCCGGGGAAGCCCCTGGCCCAAATAGACGGTCGCCCGATGATATGGTATGTTTGGGAAAACGCACGGAAATCGAGGTGCGCCACGCGCGTGATCGTGGCCACCGACGATGAGCGGATCGCCGTCGCCGTGCGCGGGTTCGGCGGGGAGGCGTGGATGACATCCCCGGACTGCGCCTCGGGGACGGACCGAGTGGCCGAGGCGTCCCGGGGACTTTCCGAGGAGATCCTCATCAACGTGCAGGGCGACGAGCCGACGATGGACCCGTCGGTGATCGACGCCGTTGCCGGGCCCCTTCTTGCGGACCCCTCGGTCCGGATGACGACGGCCGCCATCGTTCAGGAGGACCCGGAGGACCATGTCCGGCCTTCCGTGGTCAAGGTGGTGGTCGATGACAGGGGGGACGCCCTGTATTTTTCCCGCGCGCCCATCCCCCATTACCGGGATTCCGGATCCGGCCGGTACCGGAAGCACCTGGGGATCTACGGATACCGGAAGGACTTCCTGCTCCGCCTTTCCGGTCTTCCCCCGAGTTCCCTGGAGGAGGCGGAGCGCCTGGAGCAGCTCCGTGTCCTGCAAAGCGGCGGGAAGATCCGCGTCGTCGACGTGGAATACGACTCGGTGGGCGTGGACACCCCCGAGGATCTCCGTGCGGTGGAGATGAGGATATGCGCCCGGAAAAAACGGTAAAGCCGAAGTACATCTTCGTGACGGGGGGGGTCGTCTCCTCCCTGGGCAAAGGGCTTGCCGCCGCCTCCATCGGGGCCCTCCTGGAAGCGAGGGGGTTGCGGATCACGATGCTCAAGCTCGACCCGTACATCAACGTCGACCCGGGGACGATGAACCCGTTCCAGCACGGGGAGGTCTACGTGACCGACGACGGGGCCGAGACCGACCTCGACCTGGGGCACTACGAGCGGTACGTGTCGACCCGGATGGGCAAGAAGAACAACTGCACCACGGGGAAGATCTACCATTCCGTGATCACGAAGGAGCGGCGCGGGGATTATCTGGGAGGCACGGTTCAGGTCATCCCCCACATCACCGACGAGATCAAGCGGGTCATCTATTCGGCGGCGCAGGGGTACGACCTGGCCATCGTGGAGGTCGGGGGGACGGTGGGCGACATCGAGAGCCTGCCGTTCCTCGAGGCGATCCGCCAGGTGAGGACCGACCGGGGGAAGGAGAACGTCCTCTACGTCCACGTCACGCTCGTCCCCCACATCCGGACGGCGGGGGAGCTCAAAACGAAGCCGACCCAGCACAGCGTGAAGGAGCTCCGCTCGATCGGCATCCAGCCCGACGTCCTTCTGTGCCGGACGGAACGGGTGCTCCCGAAGGAGATCAAGGCGAAGATCGCCCTGTTCTGCAACGTCACCGAGGACGCGGTCATCACGGCCCGGGACGTCGACCTCATCTACGAGGTGCCGCTCGTCTTCCATCAGGAGGGGCTGGACGACAAGATCATGGAGCTGCTGAACATCTGGGCGGGGGAGCCCAGGCTCGACCCCTGGGTCAACGTGGTGGAGAAGTGGAAGAACCCTCTGGGCGAGGTGACCATCGCCATTGTGGGCAAATACGTCAACCTGAGGGAGTCGTACAAGAGCCTGAACGAGGCGCTGACGCACGGCGGGATCGCCCACTCGGTGCGGGTCCTTCACCGCTACGTGGACTCCGAGGAGGTGGAGCGTCAGGGAGCGGAGGCGCTCCTCAAGGGGGCCGACGGCATCCTGGTCCCGGGCGGGTTCGGGTCGCGCGGCGTCGAGGGGAAGATCGCGGCGGTCCGGTACGCCCGGGAGAACCGGATCCCCTATTTCGGGATCTGCCTCGGCATGCAGGTGGCGGTCCTCGAGTTCGCCCGGAACGTCTGCGGCCTCGCGCAGGCGACGAGCCGGGAGCTCGACCCCGAAGGGGAGTGCCCGGTCATCGACCTGATGCCCGAACAGCGTGACATCCAGGAAAAGGGGGCGACGATGCGGCTGGGGGCGTACCCCTGCCGGCTCGCCGACAACTCGTTCGCCTCCCGGGCCTACGGGGTCGCCAAGATCTCGGAGCGGCACCGTCACCGCTACGAGTTCAACAACGAGTACCGGGAGACACTCTCCGCCAAGGGACTGCGGATCACGGGCCTGTCGCCGGACGACCGTCTCGTGGAGATTGTGGAGATCCCCGGCCACCCGTGGTTCCTCGGCTGCCAGTTCCACCCCGAGTTTCAGTCGAGGCCGCTCTCCCCTCACCCGCTTTTCCGGGACTTCATCGGCGCGGCCCTCGCGTATTCCCGCCAGGGGGGGTCGTGATCCGGCAGGTTGCCATCGCGGGCCGCTTCCGCGTCGGGGGGGGGGCCACCCCGGTCTTCATCGCCGGTCCCTGCGTCCTCGAGTCCGCGGAACTGGCGTTCGGCGTGGCGGAGTTTCTTGCCTCCCTGGCCGCACGGCTTTCAATCCCTGTCATCTTCAAAGGTTCGTACGACAAGGCGAACCGGTCCTCGGTGCGGTCCTTCCGGGGGCCCGGGGAGCGGGAGGGCTTGCGGATTCTCGCCGAAGTGAAGAGCCGGTACGGCCTGCCCGTCACCACCGACGTCCACGAACCCCGGCAGGCGGGGTCGGCCGCGAAGGTAGTGGACCTTCTCCAGATCCCCGCGTTCCTCTGCCGCCAAACCGACCTGCTCGTCGCCGCGGGGGAAACGGGTCTTCCCGTCAACGTCAAGAAGGGGCAGTTCATGGCCCCGTGGGACATGGCGAACGTGGTGGAGAAAGTCGCGGTCGCGGGGAACCGCGCCGTATTCGTCACGGAAAGGGGGACCACCTTCGGCTACAACAACCTCGTCGTCGACTTCCGGGGAATCCCCGCGATCCGGGAGAAGATCTGCCCCGTGGTCTTCGACGCGACGCACAGCGTGCAGCTTCCGGGAGGGGCGGGAACCGTCTCCTCGGGGGATCGGCGGTTCATCGCGCCTCTGGCCTGCGCGGCCATGGCGGCCGGGGCGGACGGCGTGTTTCTGGAGATTCACCCCGATCCCGAGCGGGCCCTGTCCGACGGGCCGAACAGCCTCCCTTTGCGGGACGTCGAGCCGCTGGTCCGGTCGCTGCTTGCGATCCGGGCGGCGGTGAACGAACCGGGAGCCGCAGGGGAGGGGTCGGACGAGATGCGCCCGGGGGCGCGGGACCTCGGCCCGTCGGGAAGCGCGACCGCCGGGAAAGGAGGCAAAGGCGATGGGACATGACAAGCGCGACCGGCATGCGGAGCTCGTCCAGCGTGCCTCCCGCGTGCTTTCGATCGAGGCGGAAGCCATCCAGGGGCTTCGGGAGCGGCTCGACGAAAATTTTTCCCGGGCGATCGAGATCCTCTTGCATGCGCCGGGGAAGGTGATCGTGACGGGGGTGGGGAAGTCCGGCCTGATCGGCCGGAAGATCGCCGCGACGTTCGCCTCCACCGGCACCCCCGCCTTCTTTCTCCATCCGGTCGAGGGGATGCACGGCGACATCGGGATGGTCCGGAAAGGGGATGTCGTCATCGCCCTCTCGAACTCGGGGGAGACCGAGGAGATCGTACGGATCCTGCCCCTCTTCAAACGGCTGGGGCTCTCCCTCATCGCCCTGACGGGGAACCCGGACTCCACCGTGTCCCGGCACGCCGACGTGACGCTTGACGCCGCGGTGCGGGAAGAGGCCTGCCCGCTCGGGCTCGCGCCCACCGCTTCGACGGCCGCCGCACTGGCCCTCGGGGACGCCCTCGCCATCGTTTTATTCGAGGAGAAGGGGTTCTCCGTGGAGGATTTCGCCCTGCTCCACCCCGGCGGGGTGCTGGGGCACAGGCTCCAGAAGGTGGGAGACGTGATGCACCGCGGGGAGGAGATCCCGCTGGTCCCCCAGGAAACCCCGCTCAAGGACGCTCTCTTCATGATCAGCTCGAAGCGGCTCGGCGTCACGGGGGTCGTCAACGGGAGCGGGATCCTCGTCGGAGTGATCACCGACGGCGACGTCCGGCGGGCAATGGCCCGCGGGGTCGACCTGTTCACGACGAAGGCGGGGGAGATCATGACCCCCGATCCCAAACGGCTTGCGTCGTCGGATCTTGCCGCATCCGCCCTGAGGAAGATGGAGCAATTTTCGATCACGAGCCTGTTCGTCTTCGACGACCATTCCCCCGAGATGCTGGTGGGGATCGTCCACATCCACGACCTGTTGAAGGCAGGCATCGGATGAGCGGTGGGCAGAGAAGGAAGGGCGCCGAGGAAAAGGCGGCCCGGGTGCGCCTGTTCCTGATCGACGTGGACGGGGTGCTCACCGACGGGGGGATCCTCTTCGACGGAAACGGCGTGGAAACGAAGCGGTTCCACGTCCGCGACGGGCACGGGATCAAGATGATGCAGCGGGCGGGGATCGAGGTCGGGATCATCACGGGGAGGACGTCGGAGGCGGTACGCATCCGCGCGGAGGAACTGGGGATCGCCCGGGTCCGGCAGGGGACCTTCGACAAGGTGGCAGCGTGGCGGGAGATGCTCGAAGAGTCGGGCGTCACGCCGGAGGAGAGCGCCTACGTGGGCGACGACATCGTGGACATCCCGCTCATGCGCCGGGCGGGGTTCGCGGCGACGGTGGCCGACGCCGAGGAGTACGTCCGCTCGGAGGCCGACTTCATCTCCTCCCGGAGAGGGGGGCACGGCGCCGTGCGGGAGATCATCGAGTTCGTACTTGCAGCCTGCGGGGCATGGGACAAGGTCACCGCGAAATACTTCGGCGCCGGGGCGGAAGGGTGACGGGGAAACTGCTGTCGTTCCTGGGGGTGGTCGTGGTCCTCGCGGGGGCCTATCTGGTGGCCCTGGACTTCGCACGAAGCTTGCGCCTTTCCCCCGGAGGGGACGGAGGGACGGCGGACATCGGCGGGCCGAAGATCGTCCTGCGCGGAGTCGAGATGATCGAGGCGCGCGAGGAGGGGCCGGTCTACCGGCTCCGTTCGGACGATGCCTCCTACGCGGCGATGTCGGCGCGCGTGGTCGCGTCGGGAGTGACCCTCACGCTGAAGGAGCGGGAGGGGGATATCGTCGTGACCGCCCCCGCGGCCTCCTGGAACATGAACGAAGGCCGGGTCGACCTCGACGAAGGGGCTTCGGCACGAAACGACAGGGGGTGGACAGCCTCCGCGCCCCGGGCGATCATCGATCTTCGCTCGGAGGTGATCGCCGCCGAGGAGGCCAGCCTCGCGGCCCCCGGCGTTACGGTTACGGGAAGCAACCTGCGGTGGCGCTGGCGCGAGGGAACCATGGCACTCGATTCCCCGAGGAGCAGGATCATCCCCCGCAACATGCCGGCTCCGGGAAAGCGAGGGTGAGAACGTGAGGGGGCAAAGAGGGCGTTCCGGCACGTTCCGGCGGGTTGTTGCGGGAGGGGCGGCGTTTCTTCTCCTCCTCCTGTCCCTCGCGGTGCGCGCGGCGGCCGCAGGGGAGCAGGCGGGATCGCGTCCGGACGAGCCGGGCCGACAACCGATCGAGATCACCGCCGACCGCCTGTTGGCCGACAGCGCACGGGAATCCGTGACCTTCGAGGGGAATGTCGTGGCCCACCAGGCGGACGTGACGCTCCATGCCGACCGTCTCTACGCGGAATATTCCCGGGCGTCGCGCGCCATCGAAAAGATCACGGCGGAGGGAAACGTGCGGGTGATCCAGGGGGGGAAGGAGGCGCGGGCCGCACGCGCCGTCTTCTACAACCTGGAGCAGCGGATCGTCCTCACGGGGGGGGCCGACCTGGCTCAGGGGGAGAACCTCCTCAAGGGCGATACGGTGACCATCTACCTGCGGGAAAACCGGTCCGTGGTGACGGGCGGGGAGGGGGGGCGCGTCCGGGCCGTCATCCACCCGCAAGGCTTCCTGGAAACGAAGGAGAAGGAAAACCGTTGAAGTCCTTGGCTGTCCGCGACCTGAGGAAGCGATACCGGAACCGTGAGGCGGTCAAGGGGGTATCGCTGGGCATCGGCCCGGGGGAGGTCGTG
This DNA window, taken from Candidatus Deferrimicrobiaceae bacterium, encodes the following:
- the argC gene encoding N-acetyl-gamma-glutamyl-phosphate reductase, which codes for DFRFRSIPLYEAVYGVRHVSPELGERAVYGLPEIYRDALRKTPLAAVPGCFPTAVILALYPLLKEGLIEAKGIVADCKTGVSGGGRGPSLGFHYPEVEAGVRPYGLPRHRHNPEMDQELSLAAGRKVTVTFVPHLLPMVRGILATCYATASGKVGERDVETAYRKHYGKEPFVRLCLPGALPSTKDVYGSNFCDVAFRVDEKSRRVIVVSAIDNLGKGASGAAVQCFNLMMGFAEDEGLRTAPLFP
- the kdsB gene encoding 3-deoxy-manno-octulosonate cytidylyltransferase, translated to MVIPARYGASRLPGKPLAQIDGRPMIWYVWENARKSRCATRVIVATDDERIAVAVRGFGGEAWMTSPDCASGTDRVAEASRGLSEEILINVQGDEPTMDPSVIDAVAGPLLADPSVRMTTAAIVQEDPEDHVRPSVVKVVVDDRGDALYFSRAPIPHYRDSGSGRYRKHLGIYGYRKDFLLRLSGLPPSSLEEAERLEQLRVLQSGGKIRVVDVEYDSVGVDTPEDLRAVEMRICARKKR
- a CDS encoding CTP synthase, with amino-acid sequence MRPEKTVKPKYIFVTGGVVSSLGKGLAAASIGALLEARGLRITMLKLDPYINVDPGTMNPFQHGEVYVTDDGAETDLDLGHYERYVSTRMGKKNNCTTGKIYHSVITKERRGDYLGGTVQVIPHITDEIKRVIYSAAQGYDLAIVEVGGTVGDIESLPFLEAIRQVRTDRGKENVLYVHVTLVPHIRTAGELKTKPTQHSVKELRSIGIQPDVLLCRTERVLPKEIKAKIALFCNVTEDAVITARDVDLIYEVPLVFHQEGLDDKIMELLNIWAGEPRLDPWVNVVEKWKNPLGEVTIAIVGKYVNLRESYKSLNEALTHGGIAHSVRVLHRYVDSEEVERQGAEALLKGADGILVPGGFGSRGVEGKIAAVRYARENRIPYFGICLGMQVAVLEFARNVCGLAQATSRELDPEGECPVIDLMPEQRDIQEKGATMRLGAYPCRLADNSFASRAYGVAKISERHRHRYEFNNEYRETLSAKGLRITGLSPDDRLVEIVEIPGHPWFLGCQFHPEFQSRPLSPHPLFRDFIGAALAYSRQGGS
- the kdsA gene encoding 3-deoxy-8-phosphooctulonate synthase, translating into MIRQVAIAGRFRVGGGATPVFIAGPCVLESAELAFGVAEFLASLAARLSIPVIFKGSYDKANRSSVRSFRGPGEREGLRILAEVKSRYGLPVTTDVHEPRQAGSAAKVVDLLQIPAFLCRQTDLLVAAGETGLPVNVKKGQFMAPWDMANVVEKVAVAGNRAVFVTERGTTFGYNNLVVDFRGIPAIREKICPVVFDATHSVQLPGGAGTVSSGDRRFIAPLACAAMAAGADGVFLEIHPDPERALSDGPNSLPLRDVEPLVRSLLAIRAAVNEPGAAGEGSDEMRPGARDLGPSGSATAGKGGKGDGT
- a CDS encoding KpsF/GutQ family sugar-phosphate isomerase; this translates as MGHDKRDRHAELVQRASRVLSIEAEAIQGLRERLDENFSRAIEILLHAPGKVIVTGVGKSGLIGRKIAATFASTGTPAFFLHPVEGMHGDIGMVRKGDVVIALSNSGETEEIVRILPLFKRLGLSLIALTGNPDSTVSRHADVTLDAAVREEACPLGLAPTASTAAALALGDALAIVLFEEKGFSVEDFALLHPGGVLGHRLQKVGDVMHRGEEIPLVPQETPLKDALFMISSKRLGVTGVVNGSGILVGVITDGDVRRAMARGVDLFTTKAGEIMTPDPKRLASSDLAASALRKMEQFSITSLFVFDDHSPEMLVGIVHIHDLLKAGIG
- a CDS encoding HAD-IIIA family hydrolase, whose translation is MSGGQRRKGAEEKAARVRLFLIDVDGVLTDGGILFDGNGVETKRFHVRDGHGIKMMQRAGIEVGIITGRTSEAVRIRAEELGIARVRQGTFDKVAAWREMLEESGVTPEESAYVGDDIVDIPLMRRAGFAATVADAEEYVRSEADFISSRRGGHGAVREIIEFVLAACGAWDKVTAKYFGAGAEG
- the lptA gene encoding lipopolysaccharide transport periplasmic protein LptA, whose product is MRGQRGRSGTFRRVVAGGAAFLLLLLSLAVRAAAAGEQAGSRPDEPGRQPIEITADRLLADSARESVTFEGNVVAHQADVTLHADRLYAEYSRASRAIEKITAEGNVRVIQGGKEARAARAVFYNLEQRIVLTGGADLAQGENLLKGDTVTIYLRENRSVVTGGEGGRVRAVIHPQGFLETKEKENR